One region of Corvus moneduloides isolate bCorMon1 chromosome 15, bCorMon1.pri, whole genome shotgun sequence genomic DNA includes:
- the LMAN2 gene encoding vesicular integral-membrane protein VIP36, which translates to MAAGAGGLVAAAALLLALAGPRPVPAELTDGNSEHLKREHSLMKPYQGAGSAAMPLWDFQGSTMVTSQYVRLTPDERSREGSIWNRVPCFLKDWELHLHFKIHGAGKKNLHGDGLALWYTQERLTPGPVFGSKDNFHGLAIFLDTYPNDEATERVFPYISAMVNNGSLTYDHSKDGRWTELAGCSADLRNQNHDTFLAVRYSRGRLTVMTDVEDKNEWKNCIDIAGVQLPTGYFFGASAGTGDLSDNHDIISMKLFQLMVEHPVEDETVDWTKIEPSVSLLKSPKDNVDDPTGNFRSGPLTGWKVFLLLLCALLGIIVCAVVGAVVFQKRQERNKRFY; encoded by the exons ATGGCGGCGGGTGCGGGCGGGCTGGtggcggcggccgcgctgctGTTGGCCCTGGCCGGGCCGCGCCCGGTGCCCGCCGAGCTCACGGATGGCAACAGCGAGCACCTAAAGCGGGAGCACTCGCTGATGAAGCCGTACCAGG GCGCGGGCTCCGCCGCGATGCCGTTGTGGGACTTCCAGGGTAGCACCATGGTCACCAGCCAGTACGTGCGTCTGACGCCCGACGAGCGCAGTCGGGAGGGCTCCATCTGGAACCGCGTG ccctgcttccTCAAGGACTGGGAGCTCCACCTCCACTTCAAGATCCACGGAGCCGGCAAGAAGAACCTGCACGGGGATGGGCTGGCGCTGTGGTACACGCAGGAGCGCCTGACGCCAG GTCCTGTTTTTGGCAGCAAGGACAACTTTCATGGACTGGCTATTTTCCTTGATACCTATCCTAATGATGAGGCGACGGAG CGCGTGTTCCCCTACATCTCAGCCATGGTCAACAACGGCTCCCTGACCTACGACCACAGCAAGGACGGGCGCTGGACGGAGCTGGCCGGCTGCTCCGCTGACCTGCGCAACCAGAACCACGACACCTTCCTGGCCGTCCGCTACTCCCGGGGCCGGCTCACG GTGATGACTGACGTGGAAGACAAGAATGAATGGAAGAACTGCATCGACATCGCAGGGGTGCAGCTGCCAACTGGGTACTTCTTTGGTGcttctgctggcacaggagATCTGTCTG ACAATCACGACATTATCTCGATGAAGCTGTTCCAGCTCATGGTGGAGCACCCTGTAGAAGATGAGACCGTTGACTGGACCAAGATCGAGCCAAGCGTCAGCCTCCTTAAATCCCCCAAAG ACAACGTGGATGACCCAACGGGGAATTTCCGGAGCGGGCCACTGACGGgctggaaggtgttcctgctcctgctctgtgcactGCTGGGCATCATTGTCTGCGCTGTGGTGGGAGCCGTGGTCTTCCAGAAACGCCAGGAGCGGAACAAGCGTTTCTACTAG
- the NHP2 gene encoding H/ACA ribonucleoprotein complex subunit 2, with protein sequence MAREKPEAAAEAEATPELSYREQLDFLNPIAQPLASRKLTRKLYKCIRKAAKHKQLRRGVKEVQKFINKGEKGITVLAGDTLPIDVYCHIPIMCEDRSLPYAYVPSKSDLGTAAGSKRPTCVIMIKPHEDYQETYDECLEEVSALPLPL encoded by the exons ATGGCGCGGGAGAAGCCGGAGGCGGCGGCCGAGGCGGAGGCGACACCGGAGCTCTCGTACCGGGAGCAGCTCGACTTCCTGAACCCCATTGCGCAGCCGCTCGCGTCCCGAAAACTCACACGAAAGCTCTACAAGTGCATCAGGAAAG CGGCCAAGCACAAGCAGCTCCGCCGCGGTGTGAAGGAGGTGCAGAAGTTCATCAACAAGGGCGAGAAGGG GATCACGGTGCTGGCCGGAGACACGCTGCCCATCGATGTCTACTGCCACATCCCCATCATGTGCGAGGACAGGAGCCTCCCCTACGCATACGTCCCTTCCAAATCG GACCTGGGAACTGCAGCCGGCTCCAAGCGCCCGACCTGTGTCATCATGATCAAGCCCCACGAGGACTACCAGGAGACCTACGACGAGTGCCTGGAGGAGGTGTCGGCCCTTCCCCTGCCGCTGTGA
- the LOC116451407 gene encoding ADP-ribosylation factor-like protein 3 isoform X1, with amino-acid sequence MEEQQLIPEPVILFLSRGWGTCQSRTGRRAPGTSPGSSPGGAAGRSDSQTMGDVQKGALQPPGTPQGSPSTPRPQGLLSVIQKLKGSPEQELRIVLLGLDNAGKTTLLKRLASEEVSTITPTQGFNIKSVHSHGLKLNVWDIGGQRSIRPYWKKYLGSTDLLIYVIDSADQKRFEETGQELAELTEDESLTGVPLLVFANKQDLVTAAPAAEIAEGLSLHTYRDREWQIQACSALSGEGVQDGMNWISSQIMNRKK; translated from the exons ATGGAAGAACAGCAGCTAATTCCGGAGCCCGTAATCCTCTTCCTCTCCCGGGGATGGGGAACGTGCCAGTCACGCACCGGCCGGCGGGCCCCGGGGACGAGCCCCGGCAGCTCCCCAGGCGGTGCCGCGGGCCGGAGCGACTCCCAGACCATGGGTGATGTGCAGAAG GGTGCTCTGCAGCCACCCGGCACCCCACAGggctcccccagcaccccccgcccccaggggctgctctctGTCATCCAGAAGCTGAAGGGTTCGCCGGAGCAGGAGCTCCGCATcgtcctgctggggctggacaATGCCGGCAAGACGACGCTGCTGAAGCGCCTGGCGTCCGAGGAAGTCAGCACCATCACCCCCACACAG GGATTCAACATCAAGAGCGTCCACTCCCACGGTTTGAAGCTGAATGTTTGGGATATCGGGGGGCAGCGCTCCATCCGCCCATACTGGAAGAAGTATCTGGGCAGCACAGACCTGCTG ATTTATGTCATTGACAGTGCTGACCAGAAGCGTTTTGAGGAGACAGGGCAG gagctggcagagctcacGGAGGACGAGTCCCTCACGGGCGTCCCGCTACTGGTGTTTGCCAACAAGCAGGACCTGGTGACTGCAGCACCCGCAGCCGAAATCGCAGAAGGGCTGAGCCTCCACACCTACCGGGACCGGGAGTGGCAGATCCAGGCCTGCTCGGCCCTGTCTGGGGAAGGGGTGCAG GATGGGATGAACTGGATTTCCAGCCAGATCATGAACAGGAAGAAGTGA
- the N4BP3 gene encoding NEDD4-binding protein 3 has product MAAAQGPVTCEPDTRVLGTYLSSEPVGVVGSMGSVGSLVEKQDLSPLELRAPLGGSRGLRQPDGLLRKGPSQRELFGYLHGAKKETRSERKHQVSGACYKRDYESDRENRSPERCSREHHRGADFSKSSLPERGRFDKCRIRPSAFKAVAGKGLVSMQGLSSSKGQKLSKSNGSLHTLLSQSSTAAPQHGPLRTHLLHAISLDEASDSSHNSIQSFPSYGSRLKPAQSQFSASMGHINHIGGSLDRVSRSPRDTLAPEKMPLSCKSMATLSRLQSPGEPPPPYEFSYSLEDAVKQLEDRLQETGGELRQLKRSLSETEDPFTQAFEDKQRLWLDELEDLKQMYMARLQQVMQQAQRGQRALQLQLYKAQQEKKRLQEELSLQQCQCEETKLRQPQGEHSSPKLEETKWEVCQKAAEISLLKQQLRDTQEEMAQKLGEIFSLKTQLREAKAEVQARDSQLAQLADSFQSPPEPSTSLPLGDDPMPSCQDFPGCETDDSKCRGLQSDSAEPLERQVEWLWAELLRERRQGQLQAVNFELERKTWQEEKEKVLRYQRELQASYMEMYHRSQALERELRQLRAEPRDVGIDSPWIERVESSKI; this is encoded by the exons atggcagcagcacagggtcCTGTGACCTGTGAGCCTGACACCCGTGTCCTCGGCACCTACCTCTCCTCGGAGCCCGTTGGCGTCGTTGGCAGCATGGGCAGCGTGGGCAGCCTGGTGGAGAAGCAGGATCTGTCCCCCCTGGAGCTGCGGGCCCCACTGGGCGGCTCGCGGGGGCTCCGGCAGCCCGATGGGCTGCTGCGGAAGGGGCCGAGCCAGCGGGAGCTCTTTGGGTACCTGCACGGGGCCAAGAAGGAGACGCGGTCGGAGCGGAAGCACCAGGTGTCGGGTGCCTGCTACAAGCGGGACTACGAGAGTGACCGCGAGAACCGGTCCCCCGAGCGCTGCTCCCGGGAGCATCACCGTGGGGCCGACTTCTCCAAGAGCTCCCTGCCCGAGCGGGGCCGCTTCGACAAG tgCCGTATCAGGCCCTCAGCCTTCAAGGCggtggctgggaaggggctggtcTCCATGCAGGGCCTGTCCTCGTCCAAGGGGCAGAAGTTGTCCAAGAGCAATGGGAGCCTGCACACGCTGCTGTCGCAGAGCAGCACAGCGGCCCCGCAGCACGGCCCGCTCCGCACCCACCTGCTCCACGCCATCAGCCTGGATGAGGCCTCTGACTCCAGCCACAACTCCATCCAGAGCTTCCCATCCTACGGCTCCCGCCTGAAGCCTGCCCAGAGCCAGTTCAGCGCCTCCATGGGCCACATCAACCACATTGGGGGCTCCTTGGACAGGGTGTCCCGGAgccccagggacaccctggCCCCTGAGAAGATGCCCCTGTCCTGCAAAAGCATGGCCACCCTGAGCCGGCTGCAGAGCCCCGGAGAGCCCCCGCCGCCCTACGAGTTCTCCTACTCGCTGGAGGACGCGGTGAAGCAGCTGGAGGACCGGCTGCAGGAGACGGGAGGAGAGCTGCGGCAGCTCAAGAGGAGCCTCAGCGAGACTGAAGATCCCTTCACACAG GCATTTGAGGACAAGCAGCGGCTGTGGCTGGATGAGCTGGAGGACCTGAAGCAGATGTACATGGCCCGGCTGCAGCAGGTGATGCAGCAGGCGCAGCGCGGGCAGCGCgcgctgcagctgcagctttacaaggcacagcaggagaagaagcggctgcaggaggagctgagcctgcagcagtgccagtgcgAGGAGACCAAGCTCCGGCAGCCCCAGGGCGAGCATAGCAGCCCCAAGCTGGAGGAGACCAAGTGGGAG GTGTGCCAGAAGGCAGCCGAGATCTccctgctgaagcagcagctccgggACACCCAGGAGGAGATGGCTCAGAAGCTGGGGGAGATCTTCAGCCTGAAGACGCAGCTGCGGGAGGCCAAGGCAGAGGTCCAGGCCAGGGActcccagctggcacagctggcagacTCCTTCCAGAGCCCCCCGGAGCCCAGCACCTCACTGCCTCTGGGTGATGACCCCATGCCGTCGTGCCAGGACTTCCCTGGCTGCGAAACTGATGACTCCAAGTGCCGGGGCCTCCAGAGCGACTCGGCGGAGCCCCTGGAGCGGCAGGTGGAgtggctgtgggcagagctgctgcgGGAGCGGCGTCAGGGCCAGCTGCAGGCTGTGAACTTtgagctggagaggaaaacctggcaggaggagaaggagaaggtgcTGCGGTACCAGCGGGAGCTCCAGGCCAGCTACATGGAGATGTACCACCGGAGCCAGGCGCTGGAGCGGGAGCTGCGGCAGCTGCGGGCGGAGCCCAGGGATGTCGGCATCGATTCGCCCTGGATCGAGCGGGTGGAGTCCTCCAAGATCTGA
- the B4GALT7 gene encoding beta-1,4-galactosyltransferase 7 has translation MGPARRRDALRLRGGGSPPLLRLFPGRLSAFPLFLLALLLGFASLLWLQLSCSGEGPAPGGQDRGVPRQPCPPPAPLQPPEEEASWGPHRLALLVPFRERFEELLAFVPYMHRFLSKKRIRHHIFILNQVDHFRFNRASLINVGFLESGNDTDYIAMHDVDLLPLNEHLDYSFPEAGPFHVASPELHPLYHYKTYVGGILLLTKQHYELCNGMSNRFWGWGREDDEFYRRIKGAGLQVRRPSGITTGYETFQHLHDPAWRKRDQKRIAAQKQEQFKVDREGGLNNVRYQIESRTDLRVAGAPCTVLNILLDCDTNETPWCTFG, from the exons aTGGGCCCGGCCCGCCGCAGGGACGCGCTCCGGCTGCGCGGCGGAGG GTCCCCGCCGCTCCTGCGGCTCTTCCCCGGCCGCCTCTCCGCATTCCCGCTGTTCCTCCTGGCGCTGCTGCTCGGCTTCGCTTCGCTGCTCtggctccagctcagctgctcgGGCGAGGGGCCGGCGCCGGGCGGGCAGGACCGGGGGGTTCCCCGGCAGCCGtgcccgccccccgccccgctgcaGCCGCCCGAGGAGGAGGCGTCGTGGGGGCCGCACCGGCTGGCGCTGCTGGTGCCCTTCCGAGAGCGCTTCGAGGAGCTGCTGGCCTTCGTGCCCTACATGCACCGCTTCCTCAGCAAGAAGAGGATCCGCCACCACATCTTCATCCTCAACCAAGTGGATCATTTCAG GTTTAACAGGGCATCCCTGATCAACGTGGGCTTCCTGGAGAGCGGCAACGACACCGACTACATCGCCATGCATGACGTGGATCTCCTGCCCCTCAACGAGCACCTGGACTACAGCTTCCCGGAGGCAGGGCCCTTCCACGTGGCATCCCCCGAGCTGCACCCACTCTATCACTACAAGACCTACGTGGGTGGCATCCTGCTGCTCACCAAGCAGCACTATGAGTTG TGCAATGGCATGTCCAACCGCTTCTGGGGCTGGGGACGGGAGGACGATGAGTTCTATCGACGTATCAAAGGAGCTGGTCTCCAG gttCGTCGTCCCTCTGGAATCACGACTGGATATGAGACTTTCCAGCACCTGCATGACCCAGCCTGGAGGAAGAGAGACCAGAAGCGCATTGCTGCGCAGAAGCAG gaaCAGTTTAAGGTGGATCGGGAGGGAGGCCTGAACAACGTGAGGTACCAAATCGAGTCACGGACAGATCTGAGAGTGGCAGGAGCCCCTTGCACTGTCCTTAATATCTTGCTGGACTGTGACACAAATGAGACCCCCTGGTGCACGTTTGGCTGA
- the LOC116451407 gene encoding ADP-ribosylation factor-like protein 3 isoform X2, which translates to MEEQQLIPEPVILFLSRGWGTCQSRTGRRAPGTSPGSSPGGAAGRSDSQTMGDVQKGLLSVIQKLKGSPEQELRIVLLGLDNAGKTTLLKRLASEEVSTITPTQGFNIKSVHSHGLKLNVWDIGGQRSIRPYWKKYLGSTDLLIYVIDSADQKRFEETGQELAELTEDESLTGVPLLVFANKQDLVTAAPAAEIAEGLSLHTYRDREWQIQACSALSGEGVQDGMNWISSQIMNRKK; encoded by the exons ATGGAAGAACAGCAGCTAATTCCGGAGCCCGTAATCCTCTTCCTCTCCCGGGGATGGGGAACGTGCCAGTCACGCACCGGCCGGCGGGCCCCGGGGACGAGCCCCGGCAGCTCCCCAGGCGGTGCCGCGGGCCGGAGCGACTCCCAGACCATGGGTGATGTGCAGAAG gggctgctctctGTCATCCAGAAGCTGAAGGGTTCGCCGGAGCAGGAGCTCCGCATcgtcctgctggggctggacaATGCCGGCAAGACGACGCTGCTGAAGCGCCTGGCGTCCGAGGAAGTCAGCACCATCACCCCCACACAG GGATTCAACATCAAGAGCGTCCACTCCCACGGTTTGAAGCTGAATGTTTGGGATATCGGGGGGCAGCGCTCCATCCGCCCATACTGGAAGAAGTATCTGGGCAGCACAGACCTGCTG ATTTATGTCATTGACAGTGCTGACCAGAAGCGTTTTGAGGAGACAGGGCAG gagctggcagagctcacGGAGGACGAGTCCCTCACGGGCGTCCCGCTACTGGTGTTTGCCAACAAGCAGGACCTGGTGACTGCAGCACCCGCAGCCGAAATCGCAGAAGGGCTGAGCCTCCACACCTACCGGGACCGGGAGTGGCAGATCCAGGCCTGCTCGGCCCTGTCTGGGGAAGGGGTGCAG GATGGGATGAACTGGATTTCCAGCCAGATCATGAACAGGAAGAAGTGA